The window ATCGTCATCATCCAGGGCCTGGTGATCCTGTTCGCCGGCGCGCTGGAGCACATGTTCAGGCCCTACGTCCAGGCGCTGTTCGCCTCGTTCAGCCCGAGATCGGTCGGCATGGAAGCGGCCAAGGGAAGGGGCGCCTGAGATGGACACTTTCAATGCCGTTGTCCAGGTTCTGGACTCGACCATCCGCCTCTCGGTGCCGCTGCTGCTTGCCTGCCTGGCCGGCCTCTATTCGGAGCGGGCCGGCATCTTCGACATCGGTCTGGAAGGCAAGATGCTGGTCGGCGCCTTTGCGGGCGCTGCCGCCGCTTCGGTTTTCCATTCCGCCTTGCTCGGCCTCGGCATGGCCGTCCTGATCTCGGTCGCCTTCGCAATGGTGCACGGCTTTGCCTCGATCACTCACCGCGGCAACCAGATCGTCTCCGGCGTCGCTATCAATTTCGTCGCGGCCGGATCGACCATCATTCTCGGCCAGGCCTGGTTCCAGCAGGGTGGCCGCACGCCGGCGCTGCAGCCTGGCGAGCGGTTCGAGGCGATCGCCTGGCCCGGCGCCGATGCGCTCAGAGATGTACCGATCCTGGGGCCGATCTATGCCGAACTGATCTCCGGCCATTCCATCCTGGTCTATTTTGCCTTCGCCATGGTGCCGTTCACCTGGTGGGTGCTGTTCCGCACCCGCTTCGGGCTCCGGTTGCGCGCCGTCGGCGAAAACCCCGCCGCCGTCGATACCGCCGGCATCTCGGTCGCCTGGTTGCGCTACCGGGCGCTTATCTGCACCGGCATTCTCACCGGCGTTGCCGGCGCCTATCTGTCGATGGTGCAGAATGGCGGTTTCGTGAAGGACATGACCGCCGGCAAGGGCTATATCGCGCTGGCCGCGCTGATCTTCGCCAAATGGAAGCCGGTCAACGCCATGTTCGCCTGCCTTTTGTTCGGCTTCCTCGACGCGGCGGCGATCCGCCTGCAAGGCTCGCCGCTGCCCATCATCGGCAAGGTGCCGGTGCAGTTCATGCAGGCATTGCCCTATGTGCTGACCGTCATCCTGCTTGCCGGCTTCATCGGCAAGGCGATCCCGCCCCGCGCCGGCGGCGTGCCTTACGTCAAGGAGCGCTGAAATCGCGGCGGCGGATATCGGCATTCCCGAAAGCCGGTCCGGCTTTTGAACACGATCATGGGAGAGAACAAGAAAATGTCGCATGATCTGTTCGAGGCGGCGAAGGCGGCGATGGCCAAGTCCTATTCGCCCTATTCGAAGTTTCCGGTCGGTGCAGCACTGCGCACCGAGGACGGACGCGTCTTTACGGGCGCCAACGTCGAGATGGCGTCCTACCCGGAAGGCTGGTGCGCCGAGACGACGGCGCTCGGTCATTATGTCATGGGCGGCGGTGGCAGGATCACCGAGATCGCCGTGCTCGCCGAGCGGATGCCGAGATGCTCGCCCTGTGGCGGCTGCCGGCAGCGGCTGGCGGAGTTCTGCCGGCCGGACACCAAGGTTTATCTGTGCGACAATGGCGGCGTGGTCGAAACGGTGACCATGGGCGAGATGCTGCCTTACGGCTTCAGGGGCGACACACTGAAATGATGGAAGCGCTGGATCATCTGGTCGAAAAGCTGGACGGGCTGGCGCCGACCGCCGCCCTGGTGCTGGGCTCCGGCCTTGGCGGGTTGGTCGACCAGGTCGAGAACGCCAGGCGCATTTCCTATGCGGCGCTGCCGGGTTTCCCCAGAAGCGGGGTCAGCGGCCATGCCGGCGAGGTGGTGGCCGGGCATTTCGCCGGCATGCCGGTGCTGATGCTGTCCGGCCGGGCCCATTATTACGAGCACGGCAATGCGGCGGCGATGCGCCCGGCGCTGGAGGTGCTTGCCGGGATCGGCATCTCCCATCTGATCCTCACCAACGCCGCCGGATCGGTCGACCCCGACATGGGACCGGGCTCGGTGATGCTGATCACCGACCACATCAATTTTTCCGGCTCCAACCCGCTGATCGGCGAGCCGAGCGACCGCCGCTTCGTCGGCCTCACCGAAGCCTATGATGCCGGCCTGCGCGGCGCGATCGAGAAGGCGGCCAAGGCCACCGGCACGGCGCTGCACCAGGGTGTCTATATGTGGTTTTCGGGACCGTGCTTCGAGACGCCGGCCGAGATCCGCATGGCGCGCATCATGGGTGCAAATGCGGTCGGCATGTCGACGGTGCCGGAGGTCATCCTCGCCCGCTTCCTCGGCCTCAAGGTGGCCGCCTGCTCGGTCATAACCAACCTGGCAGCCGGCATGACCGGGGCTGAGCTGTCGCACCAGGAAACCAAGGACATGGCGCCGGTCGGCGGCGCGCGGCTGGCGACGATCCTGCGGCGGGTCTTCGAGGAAGGTCTGCCGGAAAGCTGATGCTCCCCCAGGAAACCATCCGCCGCAAGCGCGACGGCCACAAGCTCTCGACGTCCGAGATCGCCGCCTTCATCGAGGGGCTGACCGCCGGCAGCATTTCGGAAGGGCAGGTCGGCGCCTTCGCCATGGCTGTGTTCCTGAACGGAATGAGCCGCGAGGAAGCGGTGGCGCTGACGGTCTCGATGCGCGATTCCGGCGACGTGCTCGACTGGTCCGATCTGCCGGGGCCGGTCACCGACAAGCATTCGACGGGCGGCGTCGGCGACAACGTCTCGCTGATGCTGGCGCCGATCGTCGCCGCCTGCGGCGCCTATGTGCCGATGATCTCGGGGCGCGGCCTCGGCCACACCGGCGGTACGCTGGACAAGATGGATGCCATTCCCGGCTACGCCAGCCAGCCGGACCTGGCGCGCTTCCGCAAGACGGTGCTCGAAACCGGCTGCGCCATCATCGGCCAGACTGCGGATCTCGCGCCCGCCGACCGCCGGCTCTACGCAATCCGCGACGTGACGGGGACCGTCGAGTCGGTACCGCTGATCACCGCCTCGATCCTGTCGAAGAAGCTCGCCGCGGGGCTCGGCTCGCTGGTGCTCGACGTCAAGGTCGGCAACGGCGCCTTCATGGAAAAATCACGCGATGCGGCGGCGCTGGCGAACAGCCTGGTCGAGGTCGCCAACGGCGCCGGCCTGAAAGCCTCGGCGCTGGTCACCGGCATGAACGAGCCGCTGGCGTCCGCTGCCGGCAACGCGGTCGAGGTGAAGAATGCGGTCGATTTCCTCACCGGCAAGGTCCGCGACCGCCGGCTGGAGGATGTGACGCTGGCGCTGGCCGCTGAAATGCTGCAATCGGCGGGGATCGTCTCGTCCAATCAGGATGGCATGCGACGCGCCGCCGAGACGCTGGCCGGCGGGCGCGCGGCGGCCATTTTCGCGCGCATGGTGACGGCGCTCGGCGGTCCCGCCGATTTTGTCGAGAACCCGGAAAAATACCTGCCGAAGGCGCCGGTTGAATTGGCGGTGAAGGCTGCGGAGGATGGCTTCGTCACCGGTATCGCGACGCGCGAAATCGGCCTTGCGGTCGTCGCCCTTGGCGGCGGGCGCACCCGTGCGGACGACAAGATCGATCACGCCGTGGGCATCACCAGGCTGCTGCCGGTCGGGGCGGAAGTGCCGGCCGGCGAAGCGCTGGCGCTGGTCCATGCGCGCAGCGAGGCGGATGCGGAAGCGGCGGTGTCGGCGATACTTGCCGCCTATACGATCGGCGCGTCGAAACCGGCCGCGGAGAAAACCGTGCTCAGGCGGATATTGCCGCGTTAAGGGAAGGCTTACTGCACTAGCAGCAGCGCGCTGTTCTGGACCTCGTATTTGTGCAACCGCTGCAGAAAACTCATGCCGATCAGGTTGGTCTGCAGCGCCCTGTCGTCGAGCACGACGGCCTGGACGTTGTCGACGGAGATTTTGCCGATCTGCAGGCGGTCGATGGTCACCACAGCGGCCTTGATGGCGCCGTTGGCGGTGTTCACCTGATGGGTGAAATCGGACTGGTTGAGCGAAATGCCGATCCGGCGCGCCGTCGAGATGTTGATGGCGACCAGCGTCGCGCCGGTGTCGATCATGCCGTCGATCTGGCGGCCATTGAGCTTGAATTGCGAGGTGAAATGACCGCGCGCATCGGCGTTGACCAGCACCTTGCGGCCAAGCGGCATCGGCGTGGCCGGCTTCTCCGGCACCGAGGCGAGTTTGACGTCCGGCTGCGCATCGGATGCAACAGGCTTTGCAGCGACAGCCGATTTCAGCAGGCTGTCCACCAGTCGTGGATTCGATTGGTAGATGACCGGGATCGATGCCGAGGTTCCGGCACAGACGCCAAGGATGAGAAGCTTGCGCAGCATGAATGGCGGACCTTGCTGAAGGCCCCATTCCTACACCGACATGGTGTTTTCAGCTTTAACGCGCGGCGAAACCCCGCCTTTTCGTAAACGACGGGTAAACGAGATCGCTCACTTCGTCCCGTACATGCGATCGCCGGCGTCGCCGAGGCCCGGCATGATATAGCCCTTGTCGTTCAGCTGGCGGTCGATCGAGGCGGTGAAGATGGGAACATCCGGATGCGCCCTGGTGAAGCGCTCGATGCCTTCGGGCGCCGCCAGCAGGCAGAGGAAGCGGATGTTGGTGGCGCCGCGGCCCTTCAGCTTGTCGATCGCCGCGATCGCCGAATTGGCGGTCGCCAGCATCGGATCGACGACGATCACCAGCCGGTCGGCGAGGTCGCTCGGCGCCTTGAAGAAATATTCGATCGCTTCCAGCGTCTCATGGTCGCGATAAAGACCGATATGGGCGACACGCGCTGCCGGCACCAGGTCGAGCAGGCCTTCGAGCAGGCCATTGCCGGCGCGCAGCACGGAGGCGAAGACCAGCTTCTTGCCTTCCAGGGTCGGGGCCTCCATCTCCTCGATCGGGGTTTCGATGGTGGTCGTCGTCAATTCGAGGTTGCGGGTGACCTCATAGCCCAGAAGCAGCGAGATCTCGCGCAGCAGCCGCCGGAAGCCGGCCGTCGAGGTCTCCTTCTTGCGCATGATGGTCAGCTTGTGCTGGACAAGGGGGTGGTCGACGACGGTGACGCCCTGCATGATCTGCTCCGATGGTTCTAGTGAGTAGTGAGTAGTGAATAGTGAGCCGATTTGCGAGTCCCCTGACTCGGTTAAGCGACGGCTTGAACCGATCGATGCGCCGGCGGCCAGCCGTTCACTACTCACTACTCACTACTCACTAGCCACTGCTCACCGAACCCTCGCGTCGAGCCGGCCTAGCAGCATCGCCTTCGTCTTCCTGTCGACGAAGGCGGCTTCAATGGCCGTCCTGGTGACGGCGGT is drawn from Mesorhizobium sp. B1-1-8 and contains these coding sequences:
- a CDS encoding ABC transporter permease, producing MDTFNAVVQVLDSTIRLSVPLLLACLAGLYSERAGIFDIGLEGKMLVGAFAGAAAASVFHSALLGLGMAVLISVAFAMVHGFASITHRGNQIVSGVAINFVAAGSTIILGQAWFQQGGRTPALQPGERFEAIAWPGADALRDVPILGPIYAELISGHSILVYFAFAMVPFTWWVLFRTRFGLRLRAVGENPAAVDTAGISVAWLRYRALICTGILTGVAGAYLSMVQNGGFVKDMTAGKGYIALAALIFAKWKPVNAMFACLLFGFLDAAAIRLQGSPLPIIGKVPVQFMQALPYVLTVILLAGFIGKAIPPRAGGVPYVKER
- the cdd gene encoding cytidine deaminase: MSHDLFEAAKAAMAKSYSPYSKFPVGAALRTEDGRVFTGANVEMASYPEGWCAETTALGHYVMGGGGRITEIAVLAERMPRCSPCGGCRQRLAEFCRPDTKVYLCDNGGVVETVTMGEMLPYGFRGDTLK
- a CDS encoding purine-nucleoside phosphorylase, which produces MMEALDHLVEKLDGLAPTAALVLGSGLGGLVDQVENARRISYAALPGFPRSGVSGHAGEVVAGHFAGMPVLMLSGRAHYYEHGNAAAMRPALEVLAGIGISHLILTNAAGSVDPDMGPGSVMLITDHINFSGSNPLIGEPSDRRFVGLTEAYDAGLRGAIEKAAKATGTALHQGVYMWFSGPCFETPAEIRMARIMGANAVGMSTVPEVILARFLGLKVAACSVITNLAAGMTGAELSHQETKDMAPVGGARLATILRRVFEEGLPES
- the deoA gene encoding thymidine phosphorylase, whose product is MLPQETIRRKRDGHKLSTSEIAAFIEGLTAGSISEGQVGAFAMAVFLNGMSREEAVALTVSMRDSGDVLDWSDLPGPVTDKHSTGGVGDNVSLMLAPIVAACGAYVPMISGRGLGHTGGTLDKMDAIPGYASQPDLARFRKTVLETGCAIIGQTADLAPADRRLYAIRDVTGTVESVPLITASILSKKLAAGLGSLVLDVKVGNGAFMEKSRDAAALANSLVEVANGAGLKASALVTGMNEPLASAAGNAVEVKNAVDFLTGKVRDRRLEDVTLALAAEMLQSAGIVSSNQDGMRRAAETLAGGRAAAIFARMVTALGGPADFVENPEKYLPKAPVELAVKAAEDGFVTGIATREIGLAVVALGGGRTRADDKIDHAVGITRLLPVGAEVPAGEALALVHARSEADAEAAVSAILAAYTIGASKPAAEKTVLRRILPR
- a CDS encoding TIGR02281 family clan AA aspartic protease, which encodes MLRKLLILGVCAGTSASIPVIYQSNPRLVDSLLKSAVAAKPVASDAQPDVKLASVPEKPATPMPLGRKVLVNADARGHFTSQFKLNGRQIDGMIDTGATLVAINISTARRIGISLNQSDFTHQVNTANGAIKAAVVTIDRLQIGKISVDNVQAVVLDDRALQTNLIGMSFLQRLHKYEVQNSALLLVQ
- the upp gene encoding uracil phosphoribosyltransferase, with the protein product MQGVTVVDHPLVQHKLTIMRKKETSTAGFRRLLREISLLLGYEVTRNLELTTTTIETPIEEMEAPTLEGKKLVFASVLRAGNGLLEGLLDLVPAARVAHIGLYRDHETLEAIEYFFKAPSDLADRLVIVVDPMLATANSAIAAIDKLKGRGATNIRFLCLLAAPEGIERFTRAHPDVPIFTASIDRQLNDKGYIMPGLGDAGDRMYGTK